Proteins encoded by one window of Streptomyces sp. NBC_01477:
- a CDS encoding sugar phosphate nucleotidyltransferase, with protein sequence MHAVILAGGKGVRLRPYTTALPKPLVPIGDSHAILEIVLRQLAAAGFLRCTIAIGHLGNIIRAYVGDGSQWGIDVDYVTEDNPLGTMGPLLTMRDELPEHFLVMNGDVLTDLDFAQLLRGHSGSGAPLTIATYRRTVNIDFGVLTTDEGQVVGFTEKPSMDYRVSMGVYGVSRDTLSGYTPGLPLGFDELVLDLLAANRPPHAHDFGGYWLDIGRPDDYDRANAEFSSLRGLLLKGA encoded by the coding sequence ATGCACGCAGTCATCCTCGCGGGCGGCAAGGGCGTACGCCTGCGGCCCTACACCACCGCGCTGCCCAAGCCGCTGGTGCCGATCGGCGACAGCCACGCGATCCTGGAGATCGTGCTCAGGCAGCTGGCCGCCGCGGGCTTCCTCCGCTGCACGATCGCCATCGGCCACCTCGGCAACATCATCCGCGCCTACGTCGGCGACGGCTCCCAGTGGGGGATCGACGTCGACTATGTGACCGAGGACAACCCGCTGGGCACGATGGGCCCGCTGCTGACGATGCGCGACGAACTGCCCGAGCACTTCCTGGTGATGAACGGCGATGTGCTCACGGACCTGGACTTCGCGCAGTTACTGCGCGGGCACAGCGGCTCCGGCGCCCCGCTGACGATCGCCACCTACCGGCGCACCGTCAACATCGACTTCGGGGTGCTCACCACCGACGAGGGCCAGGTGGTGGGCTTCACCGAGAAGCCGAGCATGGACTACCGGGTGTCGATGGGGGTCTACGGGGTCTCCCGGGACACGCTCTCGGGCTACACGCCGGGGCTGCCGCTGGGCTTCGACGAGCTGGTGCTCGACCTGCTCGCCGCGAACCGGCCGCCGCACGCCCACGACTTCGGCGGCTACTGGCTGGACATCGGCCGACCCGACGACTACGACCGGGCGAACGCCGAATTCAGCAGCCTGCGCGGGCTGCTGCTCAAGGGGGCGTGA
- a CDS encoding SDR family NAD(P)-dependent oxidoreductase, translated as MSTATAVAVTGAEGFIGSHLVEALVASGRRVRAMVQYNSFSSHGWLELLPPEVTDCVDVVLGDVRDPGSVRDLVAGCDTVYHLAALIAIPYSYRAPRSYVDTNVSGTLNVLEAVRESGIPRLVHTSTSETYGTAQTVPISEDHPIVTQSPYAASKAGGDRLADSYHASFGTPVVTLRPFNTFGPRQSMRAVIPTVIGQVAAGERKVTLGDLRPTRDFTYVKDTAAAFLAVGTAPAERVVGRTFNAGTGGEISVGDLVRLIGTLMDTDLAVLEDPQRLRPAGSEVMRLVCDASRLREATGWAPAHRLEDGLARTIDFFRDPVHLARYRTGAYNV; from the coding sequence GTGTCCACCGCAACTGCCGTCGCCGTCACCGGCGCCGAGGGCTTCATCGGCTCGCACCTGGTCGAGGCGCTGGTCGCCTCCGGCCGCCGGGTGCGCGCGATGGTGCAGTACAACTCCTTCTCCTCGCACGGCTGGCTGGAGCTGCTGCCGCCCGAGGTGACGGACTGCGTGGACGTCGTCCTGGGCGATGTCCGCGACCCCGGCTCGGTGCGCGACCTGGTCGCCGGCTGCGACACCGTCTACCACCTGGCCGCGCTGATCGCGATCCCGTACTCCTACCGGGCGCCGCGCAGCTACGTCGACACCAATGTCAGCGGCACCCTCAACGTCCTTGAGGCGGTACGGGAGTCGGGCATACCGCGGCTGGTGCACACCTCGACCAGCGAGACGTACGGCACCGCGCAGACCGTACCGATCAGCGAGGACCACCCGATCGTGACCCAGTCGCCCTACGCGGCGTCCAAGGCGGGCGGCGACCGGCTCGCCGACAGCTACCACGCCAGTTTCGGCACCCCGGTGGTGACGCTGCGGCCCTTCAACACCTTCGGCCCCCGGCAGTCGATGCGGGCGGTGATCCCGACCGTGATCGGGCAGGTCGCCGCCGGGGAGCGCAAGGTGACGCTGGGCGATCTGCGGCCCACCCGGGACTTCACCTACGTCAAGGACACCGCTGCCGCCTTCCTCGCGGTGGGGACCGCGCCGGCCGAGCGGGTGGTCGGCAGGACCTTCAACGCCGGTACGGGCGGCGAGATCTCGGTCGGCGACCTGGTGCGGCTGATCGGCACCCTGATGGACACCGACCTGGCGGTGCTGGAGGACCCGCAGCGGCTGCGCCCGGCCGGGTCCGAGGTGATGCGGCTGGTGTGCGACGCGAGCCGGCTGCGCGAGGCGACCGGCTGGGCGCCCGCCCACCGGCTGGAGGACGGCCTCGCCCGCACCATCGACTTCTTCCGCGACCCGGTCCACCTGGCCCGCTACAGGACCGGCGCCTACAACGTCTGA
- the pelF gene encoding GT4 family glycosyltransferase PelF, translated as MHAVLGQPPSRIAQVTLLTEGTYPHSPGGVSVWCDQLVRAMPDVDFRVTAVTATGREQPVWELPSHVRAVESIPMWGAVPRGKEPRGRDRRAFLSAWERLLTSLLAEGGRGGDGERAGTDELFGPALYDLADWADAGTLSAGLRSEAAVRALAGLWRRPGTDVAAALPTQYDALTGTDLLEHALRPLAAGAPTGVAHAVSGGLATLPGLLAHHRDQVPLLLTEHGVYQRERYLGHRTGPYRWPVKSLMLHFFRLLAREAYRHSALITPGNRYNRRWEEHGGADAGRIRTVYNGVDPAAFPLAGPEPEVPTLTWAGRIDPIKDLETLIRAFALVREEIPEARLRIFGGTPRGGEDYRARCEALAAALGSAGAVSFEGRVDDIRTAYAAGQVVMLSSISEGFPFTLIEAMSCGRCTVSTDVGGVREAVGETGLVVPPRDPAAMAVAALALLRDPVRRAALGEAARLRVIDQFTLRQTIDAFRGIYTGLSPAEPRTGQQYGGVTWMSRVRRADTAAGSGQRAAAEGTA; from the coding sequence ATGCACGCAGTGCTCGGCCAACCGCCCTCGCGTATCGCGCAGGTGACGCTGCTGACCGAGGGGACCTACCCGCACAGCCCCGGCGGGGTCAGCGTCTGGTGCGACCAGCTCGTACGCGCCATGCCCGATGTGGACTTCCGGGTCACGGCCGTCACCGCGACGGGACGTGAGCAGCCGGTGTGGGAACTGCCGTCGCACGTGCGGGCGGTGGAGTCGATACCGATGTGGGGCGCCGTCCCCCGGGGGAAGGAGCCGCGCGGCCGGGACCGGCGGGCCTTCCTCAGCGCCTGGGAGCGGCTGCTGACCTCGCTGCTGGCCGAGGGCGGACGCGGCGGGGACGGTGAAAGGGCCGGCACCGACGAGCTGTTCGGCCCCGCGCTGTACGACCTCGCCGACTGGGCGGACGCCGGCACGCTGTCGGCGGGCCTGCGCTCCGAGGCGGCCGTACGCGCCCTGGCCGGGCTGTGGCGGCGCCCGGGTACGGACGTGGCGGCGGCCCTGCCGACCCAGTACGACGCGCTGACCGGCACCGACCTGCTGGAGCACGCGCTGCGCCCGCTGGCCGCCGGCGCGCCGACCGGAGTCGCGCACGCGGTCAGCGGCGGCCTCGCCACCCTGCCGGGGCTGCTCGCCCACCACCGCGACCAGGTGCCGCTGCTGCTCACCGAACACGGCGTCTACCAGCGGGAGCGCTACCTCGGCCACCGCACGGGCCCCTACCGCTGGCCGGTGAAGTCCCTGATGCTGCACTTCTTCCGGCTGCTGGCCCGCGAGGCCTACCGGCACAGCGCGCTGATCACCCCGGGCAACCGCTACAACCGCCGCTGGGAGGAGCACGGCGGCGCCGACGCGGGCCGTATCCGTACCGTCTACAACGGGGTCGACCCCGCCGCCTTCCCGCTCGCCGGGCCCGAACCCGAGGTGCCGACGCTGACCTGGGCCGGGCGGATCGACCCGATCAAGGACCTGGAGACGCTGATCCGCGCGTTCGCGCTGGTCCGCGAGGAGATACCCGAGGCGCGGCTGCGGATCTTCGGCGGCACCCCGCGCGGCGGCGAGGACTACCGCGCGCGCTGCGAGGCGCTGGCCGCCGCGCTCGGGTCCGCCGGGGCGGTCAGCTTCGAGGGCCGGGTGGACGACATCCGCACCGCCTACGCGGCCGGGCAGGTCGTGATGCTCTCCAGCATCAGCGAGGGCTTCCCCTTTACCCTCATCGAGGCGATGTCCTGCGGGCGCTGCACCGTCTCGACCGACGTCGGCGGGGTGCGCGAGGCGGTCGGCGAGACCGGCCTCGTCGTCCCGCCGCGCGACCCCGCTGCCATGGCGGTGGCCGCCCTGGCGCTGCTGCGCGACCCGGTGCGGCGGGCCGCGCTGGGCGAGGCGGCCCGGCTGCGGGTCATCGACCAGTTCACCCTGCGGCAGACCATCGACGCCTTCCGCGGCATCTACACCGGCCTGTCGCCGGCCGAGCCGCGCACCGGGCAGCAGTACGGCGGGGTGACGTGGATGTCCCGGGTCCGGCGCGCCGACACCGCGGCGGGGTCCGGGCAGCGGGCCGCCGCGGAGGGCACGGCGTGA
- a CDS encoding SpoIIE family protein phosphatase — protein MTARNRSVRSGYDPRVGPILALGRPPETEIGPGERLAMNGMGSFDWDLDQGVLELDEAALRVFDLRPGEFDGRPESLVLRVPPEEGARVDYALRRALQAGRRTYGGYFQVTRRDGAKQWSHTQGTILRDKRGNAYRIVGIVRDATDELTHTPDVRVSRPAGERQSLAPIVRLTTEALSRAVTVEEVTAVLTGAGGLERFGADGLALGLVEGGNLRIVGVSGEPVAGMSGLSPRRLDGALPLGEAVMTQRPRFVSSFAELGERFPAVLPYVAAMDELNAAAFLPLVAQARSIGGLALFYRSGDVFTHTHRELCAALAAIVAQSLQRAMLFDREREFATGLQAAMLPRDVPRFDGADIAVRYHTASSGREVGGDWYDVVALPQNRVGLVVGDVQGHDTHAAAVMGQLRIALRAYAAEGHPPSTVLARASRFLAELDTERFATCAYAELDLTGGSVRAARAGHLGPLVRHTDGRTGWPHVRGGLPLGLATALDLHEFPETRLDLVPGETLVFCTDGLVEERDLDITIGMEALAAAVRDGPDEAEELADHLADNLWERWGSQDDVALLILRRDPDPGTSRAPRMHSYVHQADPEGLADARLALRQALEAWQLAELADDLEVAAGELLVNVLLHTEGGAVMTLEVLPEPVRRVRLTVQDRSSVWPRRRSPGEAATSGRGLLMIEALAIHWGVEPRGDGKAVWCEFGPESQRSLLG, from the coding sequence ATGACAGCGCGTAACCGGTCGGTCCGCAGCGGCTACGACCCCAGGGTCGGGCCGATCCTCGCCCTGGGACGGCCTCCGGAGACGGAGATCGGCCCGGGGGAGCGGCTGGCCATGAACGGCATGGGCAGCTTCGACTGGGACCTCGACCAGGGGGTGCTGGAACTCGACGAGGCCGCCCTGCGGGTCTTCGACCTGCGGCCCGGCGAATTCGACGGGCGGCCCGAGTCGCTGGTGCTGCGGGTCCCGCCCGAGGAGGGCGCCCGGGTGGACTACGCGCTCAGGAGAGCGCTCCAGGCCGGCCGCCGCACCTACGGCGGCTACTTCCAGGTGACCCGCAGGGACGGCGCCAAGCAGTGGTCGCACACCCAGGGCACGATCCTGCGCGACAAGCGGGGCAACGCCTACCGCATCGTCGGCATCGTCAGGGACGCCACCGACGAGCTGACCCACACCCCCGACGTGCGCGTCAGCCGGCCGGCGGGGGAGCGGCAGAGCCTCGCCCCGATCGTCCGGCTCACCACCGAGGCGCTGTCCCGCGCGGTGACCGTCGAGGAGGTCACCGCGGTGCTCACCGGCGCGGGCGGGCTCGAGCGCTTCGGCGCCGACGGACTGGCGCTCGGGCTGGTGGAGGGCGGCAATCTGCGGATCGTCGGGGTCAGCGGCGAGCCGGTGGCCGGGATGTCGGGGCTGTCCCCGCGCCGCCTGGACGGCGCGCTGCCGCTGGGCGAGGCCGTGATGACCCAGCGGCCGCGTTTCGTCAGCTCCTTCGCCGAGCTGGGAGAGCGGTTTCCCGCGGTCCTGCCGTATGTCGCGGCCATGGACGAGCTGAACGCCGCCGCTTTCCTGCCGCTGGTCGCCCAGGCCCGCTCCATCGGCGGTCTGGCGCTCTTCTACCGCTCCGGCGACGTCTTCACCCACACCCACCGCGAGCTGTGCGCGGCGCTCGCCGCGATCGTGGCGCAGTCCCTGCAGCGGGCGATGCTCTTCGACCGGGAGCGGGAGTTCGCCACCGGGCTGCAGGCCGCGATGCTGCCCCGGGACGTACCGCGCTTCGACGGCGCCGACATCGCGGTCCGCTACCACACCGCGTCCAGCGGCCGGGAGGTCGGCGGCGACTGGTACGACGTGGTGGCGCTGCCGCAGAACCGGGTGGGCCTGGTCGTCGGCGACGTCCAGGGCCACGACACCCACGCCGCGGCCGTCATGGGCCAGCTGCGGATCGCGCTGCGCGCCTACGCGGCCGAGGGCCACCCGCCGTCGACCGTGCTGGCCAGGGCCTCCCGCTTCCTCGCGGAGCTGGACACCGAGCGCTTCGCGACCTGCGCGTACGCCGAACTCGACCTGACGGGCGGCTCGGTGCGCGCGGCCAGGGCCGGCCACCTCGGGCCGCTGGTGCGGCACACCGACGGCCGCACCGGCTGGCCCCATGTGCGCGGCGGCCTGCCGCTGGGCCTGGCCACCGCCTTGGACCTGCACGAATTCCCCGAGACCCGGCTCGATCTGGTGCCCGGCGAGACCCTGGTGTTCTGCACGGACGGGCTGGTCGAGGAACGCGACCTGGACATCACCATCGGCATGGAGGCGCTGGCCGCGGCGGTGCGGGACGGCCCCGACGAGGCCGAGGAGCTGGCCGACCACCTCGCGGACAACCTGTGGGAGCGCTGGGGCTCGCAGGACGACGTGGCTCTGCTGATCCTGCGCCGCGACCCCGACCCCGGCACTTCGCGGGCGCCCAGGATGCACTCCTACGTCCACCAGGCCGACCCCGAGGGGCTGGCCGACGCCCGCCTCGCGCTGCGCCAGGCGCTGGAGGCGTGGCAGCTCGCCGAGCTGGCCGACGACCTCGAAGTCGCCGCGGGCGAACTGCTGGTGAATGTGCTGCTGCACACCGAGGGCGGCGCCGTGATGACCCTTGAGGTGCTGCCCGAACCGGTCCGCCGGGTCCGGCTGACCGTGCAGGACCGCTCCAGCGTGTGGCCGCGCCGCCGCAGCCCCGGCGAGGCCGCCACCTCCGGCCGCGGGCTGCTGATGATCGAGGCGCTTGCCATCCACTGGGGTGTCGAGCCGCGGGGCGACGGCAAGGCCGTGTGGTGCGAGTTCGGCCCGGAGAGCCAGCGCAGCCTGCTCGGCTGA
- a CDS encoding choice-of-anchor J domain-containing protein, translated as MPGPRMSRSRIALGATAALGVIALAAAGVATGSAQAAPAGAAVPAAAAAATHRVLFDNTKAETAGNADWIISTSQPDPLGQDSTPNAETDWTGALSSWGVALQKAGGYSLNTLPSGRTITYGNSSNAQDLSNFDTFVLTEPNVKLSAAEKTAVMTFVKNGGGLFLISDHNNSDRNNDGCDSPCVINDLLTSNGVDNTDPFGFSVDLLDISTDNPRAISSSSDPVLHGPFGTVTGSILRDGTTFTLKPADNPNVKGLLYHTGSSGNSGAFFVTSTFGSGRVAIWGDSSPADDGTGQSGNTLYDGWNDPAGTDAALALNATAWLSGSGSTTPPTTPPTGGTTGGGGSCTGGQLLANPGFESGASSWSASSGVINNSSGEPAHAGSYKAWLDGYGTATTDTVSQSVTIPSGCSARLSFWLHIDTAETGSTAYDTLKVQVLNSSGTVLSTPATYSNANAASGWTQRTFDLSAYAGQTITLKFTGTEGSKLQTSFVIDDVAITIS; from the coding sequence ATGCCTGGTCCACGTATGTCCCGCAGCAGGATCGCGCTCGGCGCGACCGCGGCACTGGGCGTGATCGCCCTGGCCGCGGCCGGTGTCGCCACCGGCAGCGCGCAGGCCGCACCGGCCGGCGCCGCGGTGCCGGCCGCGGCTGCGGCAGCGACTCATCGCGTGCTGTTCGACAACACCAAGGCCGAGACGGCCGGCAACGCCGACTGGATCATCAGCACCAGCCAGCCCGACCCGCTCGGCCAGGACTCCACACCGAACGCCGAGACCGACTGGACCGGCGCGCTGTCCTCGTGGGGCGTCGCCCTGCAGAAGGCCGGCGGCTACAGCCTCAACACGCTGCCGTCCGGACGGACCATCACCTACGGCAACAGCTCCAACGCGCAGGACCTGAGCAACTTCGACACCTTCGTGCTGACCGAGCCCAACGTGAAGCTCAGCGCCGCGGAGAAGACCGCCGTCATGACCTTCGTGAAGAACGGCGGCGGCCTGTTCCTGATCTCGGACCACAACAACAGCGACCGCAACAACGACGGCTGCGACTCGCCGTGCGTGATCAACGACCTGCTGACCAGCAACGGGGTGGACAACACCGACCCGTTCGGCTTCTCGGTCGACCTGCTCGACATCAGCACCGACAACCCGCGGGCGATCAGCAGCTCCTCCGACCCGGTGCTGCACGGCCCGTTCGGCACGGTCACCGGCAGCATCCTGCGCGACGGCACCACCTTCACCCTCAAGCCGGCCGACAACCCGAACGTCAAGGGCCTGCTCTACCACACCGGTTCGTCGGGCAACAGCGGCGCCTTCTTCGTCACCAGCACCTTCGGCAGCGGCCGGGTGGCGATCTGGGGCGACAGCTCGCCCGCCGACGACGGCACCGGTCAGTCGGGCAACACCCTCTACGACGGCTGGAACGACCCGGCCGGCACCGACGCGGCGCTGGCGCTCAACGCCACCGCCTGGCTGTCCGGTTCCGGCAGCACCACACCGCCCACCACCCCGCCGACCGGCGGCACCACCGGCGGTGGCGGCAGCTGCACCGGCGGCCAGCTGCTGGCCAACCCCGGCTTCGAGTCCGGCGCTTCCTCGTGGTCGGCGAGCAGCGGAGTGATCAACAACAGCAGCGGCGAGCCCGCGCACGCCGGCTCCTACAAGGCGTGGCTCGACGGCTACGGCACCGCGACCACCGACACGGTCTCCCAGTCGGTCACCATCCCGTCCGGCTGCTCGGCCCGGCTCTCCTTCTGGCTGCACATCGACACCGCGGAGACCGGCAGCACGGCGTACGACACCCTCAAGGTGCAGGTGCTGAACTCCTCAGGCACCGTCCTGAGCACCCCGGCGACGTACAGCAACGCCAACGCGGCGTCCGGCTGGACCCAGCGCACCTTCGACCTGAGCGCCTACGCCGGGCAGACGATCACGCTGAAATTCACCGGGACCGAAGGCTCCAAGCTCCAGACGTCGTTCGTCATCGACGACGTGGCGATCACCATCAGCTGA
- a CDS encoding NADP-dependent succinic semialdehyde dehydrogenase encodes MPIATVNPATGETVRTFDALDADGIDQRITAAHRAFRGWRETDFGTRARLLHAAADLLDKERDEIARVMTTEMGKTLAAARAEAAKCAKSMHWYAAHAEDLLADEHPAAADVEDSGATRAYVRYRPLGVVLAVMPWNFPLWQVIRFAAPALMAGNVGLLKHASNVPQTALYLGGLFHRAGFPEGCFQTLLVGSGAIEDVLRDPRVAAATLTGSEGAGRAVAAIAGDEVKKTVLELGGSDPFVVMPSAADELDRAVEVAVTARVQNNGQSCIAAKRFIVHTDIHDAFAERFSRAMSALRVGDPTTPSTDVGPLATEQGRADLEELVEDALAKGAQALCGARRPKALPPGWYYEPTVLTGVTERMRIHREEAFGPVATLYRVADLDAAVALANDTPFGLSSNVWTTDEDEQRRFVRDLEAGGVFFNGMTASHPALPFGGVKRSGYGRELSAHGIREFCNITTVWYGR; translated from the coding sequence ATGCCGATCGCCACCGTGAACCCCGCGACCGGGGAGACCGTCCGCACGTTCGACGCACTCGACGCGGACGGGATCGACCAGCGGATCACCGCCGCGCACCGCGCGTTCCGCGGCTGGCGCGAGACCGACTTCGGTACCAGGGCCCGGCTGCTGCACGCCGCCGCCGACCTGCTCGACAAGGAGCGGGACGAGATCGCCCGCGTCATGACCACCGAGATGGGCAAGACGCTGGCCGCGGCCCGCGCGGAGGCGGCCAAGTGCGCCAAGTCGATGCACTGGTACGCCGCCCACGCCGAGGACCTGCTCGCCGACGAGCACCCGGCCGCCGCCGACGTCGAGGACAGCGGCGCCACGCGCGCGTACGTCCGCTACCGGCCGCTCGGGGTGGTGCTCGCGGTGATGCCGTGGAATTTCCCGCTCTGGCAGGTGATCAGATTCGCCGCCCCCGCGCTGATGGCGGGGAACGTCGGGCTGCTCAAGCACGCCTCCAACGTCCCGCAGACCGCGCTCTACCTCGGCGGGCTGTTCCACCGGGCCGGCTTCCCCGAGGGCTGCTTCCAGACGCTGCTGGTCGGCTCCGGCGCGATCGAGGACGTCCTGCGCGACCCGCGGGTGGCCGCCGCCACCCTCACCGGCAGTGAGGGCGCGGGCCGCGCGGTGGCCGCGATCGCGGGCGACGAGGTCAAGAAGACGGTGCTGGAACTCGGCGGCAGCGACCCCTTCGTGGTGATGCCGTCGGCCGCGGACGAGCTGGACCGCGCGGTCGAGGTCGCCGTCACCGCCCGGGTGCAGAACAACGGCCAGTCCTGCATCGCCGCCAAGCGCTTCATCGTCCACACCGACATCCACGACGCCTTCGCCGAGCGCTTCAGCCGGGCGATGAGCGCCCTGCGGGTGGGCGATCCGACGACACCGTCCACCGACGTCGGCCCGCTGGCCACCGAGCAGGGCAGGGCCGACCTGGAGGAGCTGGTCGAGGACGCGCTCGCCAAGGGGGCGCAGGCGCTGTGCGGGGCCCGCCGCCCCAAGGCGCTGCCGCCCGGCTGGTACTACGAGCCGACCGTGCTCACCGGGGTCACCGAGCGGATGCGCATCCACCGCGAGGAGGCGTTCGGCCCGGTGGCCACCCTCTACCGGGTGGCGGACCTGGACGCCGCCGTCGCGCTGGCCAACGACACGCCCTTCGGCCTGAGTTCCAATGTGTGGACCACCGACGAGGACGAGCAGCGCCGCTTCGTCCGTGACCTGGAGGCGGGCGGGGTGTTCTTCAACGGCATGACCGCCTCGCACCCGGCGCTGCCCTTCGGCGGCGTCAAGCGCTCCGGCTACGGCCGCGAGCTGTCCGCGCACGGGATCCGCGAGTTCTGCAACATCACCACCGTCTGGTACGGCCGCTGA